The Sabethes cyaneus chromosome 3, idSabCyanKW18_F2, whole genome shotgun sequence DNA window cttttgcctgcccaacagatctccaatacatatgcactctgcaaacaccctatggcagtaacatagcgagaaaaaaaagaaaaaagcaaaacatcgatTTTCATTGTTCGATGTTGTACTCGCTGCTCTCGTTAATGGCGCATTCCCTTGGCCTGAACGCGAATACgatatacacacttaaaaaaaagcacaGAGTTCGATAGAATTTTTCCGAAATCTAAAAGGCTGAATCACAGAAAAACAGACGAGAcgctcgcgataattccatcgtccaagtttgaccacagagaacagactaccaggtaatcgacaaaaagtgtgtaaaaggtttttaggtaatctacgagtaatccttccatagagcacccctcgagcagtaagtggcaaactaaatcttgatgtcgctgccatcgctgctatgcacgcaaaattgagcttgctgacgtttatcgtacgcacacatcgacgcgcgatttgttgttgctgttgttaatttctacattgattttacacgtttgtttttgttttcccccagttataccccggtaaaaaacatacgtttgagtgaaaaacgataagtttttgtagctttttgcaatgggcttagcaagctctataatccacacgtccttttcacgtgaaaaatcacgtaaatttctctacagggagttacgtgactttcggttgaacattattggaaaacacaataacatctatctgatttccacgtaaatggacgcatactaatgcaaactacgtgaaattcacgtaaatagtacagaaaaaggatggaaaatattcacataacttttcccataattttgacgtaaaatttattttgagtgtgtaactccagcacaaagaaatattgataaaggtacatggatattttttgatgcgtttggcaaactatttctggagggcgctaccgacagattttggAGCCGTTCAAatcaagggcatggtgtgttgctatctctttctcatgtaggagtgaagagagcaactttcaaatggtcctcggtaaaggggaattcccagcaaattttttggttcctgtcaaaatttacattttggtacctatgcgtgggacatcgaaaatgtatgaatttgacagccacttcaccccgtaggtTCAAATATTAACTTActaaatattacgtaacgccaAAAACGTCATTTTTACGAGCCCCCCACCCTCCTGTAACAATTtgtaatataactttttcgttcagatatgatttcgtatatctcagttgcaatcgagatatacagtagaatcaatatatatatatatatatatatatatatatatatatatatatatatatatatatatatatatatatatatatatatatatatatatatatatatatatatatatatatatatatatatatatctatatatctatacctataaagaaggatttctgtctgtctgtctgtctgtctgtctgtctgtctgtctgtctgtccgtatgttccttatagaatcgaaaactactgaaccaatcggcatgaaaatatgcatgtagaggttttttggggccaggaaagggtttagtgatggttagaaacccctccccccactaagagggggggctcccatacaaatgaaacacaaatttctgcataactcgacaactaatcaagcaaatagaacacaatttggcatgtgggtgttttcggtgacaagaatttattctatggtaaattgagacccctcccctctttataaggggaattataactcctctcctctttaaaagggggggcttccatacaaatttcctcataactcgagaactaatcaagcaaatggaactaaatttggcatgtgaaggttttcgagggcaagaatattttctatagtaaattaggacccctccccactttaagagggggggctcctgtaccaaagaaacacaattttcctcataactcgagaagtaattaagcaaatggaaccaaatttggcatgtggatgtttttggagacaaaatttttttctatgatgaattgggacccctccccgttttaggagggggggatcctatacacatgaaatacaaatttcctcataactgaagaactaatcaagcaaatggaacaaaatttggcatgtgaaagttttcgagggcaagaatattttctatggtaaatgaggacccctccccactttaagagggggggctcctatacaaacgaaatacaaatttcctcataactcgagaactaatcaagcaaatggaacaaaatttggcacgtgggtgttttaggagacaaaatttttttctatgatgaattgggacccctccccactttaggaaggggggctcctatacaaatgaaatgcaaatttcctcataactcgagaattaatcaagcaaatggaaccaaatttggcatgtgaaagtttacTAGGGcatgtatattttctatggtgaattagaacccctccccactttaagagggggggctcctatacaaacgaaatacaaatttcctcataactcgaaaactaatcaagcaaatggaaccaaatttggcacgtgggtgtttctggagacataatttttttctattatgaattgggatccctacccactttaggaggggaggctcctatacaaatgaaattcaaatttcctcataactcgggaactaatcaagcaaatagaaccaaatttggcatgtggaggtttctggaggcaaaaatattttctatggtgaattaggacccctcccaactttaagagggggtgcttctacacacatgaaatacaaatttcctcataattcgagaactaatcaagcaagtggaaccatatttggcatgtgggtgtttttggaggcaaccattttttctatgatgaattaggacctttttaagagggggggctctcatacaaacgaaatacaaatttcctcataactctagaactaatcaagcaaatggaaccaaatttatcatgtgggtgtttttgtaggcaagaatattttctatagtatattttctatggatttccccactttaagaggggggggggggctcctatacaaatgaaaaacaaatttcctcataactcgagaactaatcaagcaaatggaaccaaatttgacatgtaagtggttttggacgcaagatttttttctatggtgaattgagacccctctcttttttagaaagcgagttatggcccatctcccctttaagagggtgggcttccatacaaatgaaaggcaaatttcctcttatctcgagaactaatcaatcaaatggaaccaaatttggcatgtgggagttttagatggcagaaattttttctatggtgaattacgaccccttccccttttaagaagggagctcccttacaaatgaaattcaaatttccttataacttgagaactaatcaagcaaatggaaccaaatttggcatgtgggagattttggagtcttgaatttattttacgatagttagagacctctcacccctgtggtagggggatatggactctcatacaaataaaacagaaatttttgcgaaactcaaaaactactcgaactcgagaaattcgagactcttccataaaacattagtcaatacaagaccacaaaaactatctatagtaacactagatcattcaggacgagacggtcgcgagtgttgccggtgacccgccgtcggaagcgccgcccactggggggcttgcaaaactcgagattgtgacaaagatcatcccagattcatgatttatgtacaacacaggttaatttgtggcaatacgaagtttgtcgggtcagctagtatatatatatatatatatatatatatatatatatatatatatatatatatatatatatatatatatatatatatatatatatatatatatatatatatatatatatatatatatatatatatatatatatatatatatatatatatatatatatatatatatatatataatgccagtgtcgctgtatTACTATACAGGACTCATTGATGGTAAACATggtgctaacaatctgtatcaagtctgtgaatcgggaacttcattgtcaaagttgctcactgttatttatctgttctttatctgtgggctggttggtgctgtcatcagagtgtatatatattgattatactagatatacaaaccaaatggtttactgggtgtgCAGATATGTAAACAATAGTCCTGTACtctagccacagagaacagactaccaggtaattgacaaaaagtgtgtaaaaggtttttatgtaatctacgagtaatccttcaatagagcacccctcgagcagtaagtggcaaactaaatcttgatgtcgctgccatcgctgctatgtaactccagcacaaagaaatgttGATAaaggtattgtcaattgcaaggaaaattgtaccatccaaagtgcgatatcgctcataaaagtgctattttgcattaaatcgttttggtatcttcggcgcactttttcgttatcttccaagcaataagtgcgccgaacataccgaaacgatttaatgcaaaatagcacttttattagcgatatcgcactttgggtggtaaaattttccttgcaattgacaatacatggatattttttgatgcgtttggcaaactatttctggagggcgctaccgacagattttacacacaaaaaatcgattacttccctcgagcctgttaatctgttctctgtgctctagctgcgaagtctgccgtataAAAAAGCTACTTTTCAAAAAGACCAaattaaagtgcatttgcatagCCGTATAGACTTAGGCGAGTCCGCGTTTAATTATTCAATACGTTGAGAACAATGTATCGGAAGCTATGCCATTGATATCATTGAAAATTAATTAACGCGAATTACAAGTTGATACGCTTTTGCTCACCCCTTGTAAGAGTTGACGTCTAATTAGAACTAATTTGTCAACCAATTTTGACATCCTGTTTCGTTTTAGTTGGGCAATAGCCCAACTAGCGAAGGCCCAACTAAAACGAAGCCCAAGTATTGAAGGCCCAACCAGCGAAATTCGACggtactataaattaatcatgattaccaatgattacttaagattaagATAGATTACTATATACTGATTacctgagagagagagagtcgcgaagacgaccttctgtttctcatgctttggctgttcttcttcttattattaagtttgctttcattttcgggTAAATAAATCTAACTTGTGCGTGAACTCCTCATTGGACATGTAAAGTGTGCGTTTTATAAAGACATATTTGAGTGCTGATTGGCCCACGATTAATTCAGTTTTCGCAAACACATTAATTACAATTCAGAAAAACAACGCTTATTCAACTCTAAAtgtgtttttcaaaaaaaaaaacaccagcAAAAAACTTATGTGAATtatcaatacttttccatttttgaccaacaataacgactggctgcatttgacagatcgGCTGCATTTGACGGCTGCATATGACGTTAGATTTTTTCCTCTTCGCGAATCTCTGTCagctgattaccattgattacttaattaattggccttgccagcgttgctgatattgttcagggttttgcgtgagaaaaaaagaaagggaagtatttttgcttttgtcaacactcacgcgttgacagttcggcacgagatttcctgtaagtgcgagcagcctacgaaatctctttcaacgctggcaaggccaattcgTAAATGactacaaaagtaatctctgattactacgcacctctacgccttactggaaaccccttgggcgGATGGTATCGATGTGGTTACCATTTTGCTTCAAATTTGCAAGACTACCAACCTTACAAAAAACTGCTCTCCGAGTGACTGTCAAACTAACGCAGAGGTAGAAGTTACGAAGTTTAACGAGGAGTTTTTTAGCCGCAAAAAACCGTGAAAATTTTTCTGCACAAATATCCAGTAGCTAGTAAATTTATTATACACGGTAAGTTAACAGTGTTTTCCCTTAAATTATCGTTGAAAAGTCCTAAAATATAACGAATTTACATGGTAATTTGACTAATTCCTTCGCTTGTTGACATCTGGTTACAATGAACCTTGGTAGCAATTGAATGACTTGTGCGATTGAAAGCTTTCGTCCTCAATTCAAGTATGTGCTCGAATATCTTCTTTCTCACAACCTTCAAATTGCCTTCCGCTTGTCTTTATGTTTGCACAATCATCGCTTTGCATACGTATTATTAAAagaatttttctttttatagtCAAAAACGGATAACAAAGCGCATTACCAGCGATTAAATCACTGACAGCTTTGCACAATGGCAGGGGCAATGATGTTTGACCGCGCTCAGTCGCTGCAGATGAACCGTCAGGACCTCTCCAAGATTGCTGCCGACTTGGAAGTTGATGAGAATGACGAGGAGCAGATTcgtcaaaaagagcaaaaaatcaTGGAACTCGGTGAGGCCTATAAAAAGGAAGGAAAGGCCAAAGAGTTGGCTGATCTTATTAAAGTGACCAGGCCTTTCCTTAGCTTCTTGAGCAAAGCAAAGGCAGCCAAACTGGTTCGATCGTTGGTGGATCTCTTCCTGGATCTAGAAGCAGAAACCGGAATCGAAGTGCAACTTTGCAAGGAATGTATCGAGTGGGCCAAGCAAGAGAAGCGCACGTTCCTGCGGCAATCATTGGAAGCGAGACTAATTGCATTATACTTTGACACCGCCATGTACACGGAAGCTTTAGCTCTCGGCAGTCAACTACTACGGGAACTTAAAAAGCTGGACGATAAAAATTTGTTGGTCGAGGTGCAACTACTTGAGAGTAAGACTTATCATGCACTTAGTAATCTTCCGAAGGTAAGTAAGATGAATGTAATAATGAAGAATTGTAATATCCCTTAATGAAACCTACGTAAACGTAGGCCCGTGCCGCATTAACCTCCGCTAGGACAACAGCGAATGCAATCTACTGTCCGCCGAAGGTACAGGCAACGTTGGACTTACAGTCTGGAATTCTGCATGCAGCAGATGAACGAGATTTTAAGACAGCCTTTTCCTATTTTTACGAAGCTTTTGAGGGCTTCGATAGTGTCCAGAGCCAGAAGGCGTTGACTGCGTTGAAGTACATGCTGTTGTGCAAGATTATGCTCGGCCAGAGCGACGATGTCAACCAAATTGTCAGCGGGAAATTGGTACGAATTAAAAGTATATTTGTGATGCTAATTTTTGAAACCGAAATTACTACTTTCAGGCAATCACCTATTCCGGACGAGATATCGACGCCATGAAGGCAGTTGCTCAAGCCTCGCACAAGCGCTCGTTGGCTGATTTTCAGGATGCACTGAAACAGTATAAGCACGAACTGGAGGATGACGTGATTGTGAAGGCGCATCTCGGCACCTTGTATGATACGATGCTGGAGCAGAATCTATGCCGCATTATCGAACCGTACGCTCGCGTCGAGGTCAACTTTATAGCAGAGCAGATTGCCCTGCCGATCGCCCAGGTGGAGAAGAAGCTGTCGCAGATGATCCTGGACAAAAAATTCAGCGGTATCTTGGATCAGGGCATCGGAGTACTGATCGTATTCGAAGAAACCCCGGTAGATAAAACGTATGAAACCGCTTTAGAAACGATACAACATATGGGAAAGGTAGTAGACACACTGTACCAGAAGGCCAAGAAGTTGACGTAAATAGCAACTGAAGCGTGCTCCACATTGTATAGGTACTTTTTCTATTTAGGTTGTCCCCTTGTTCGGCGCTTCGAAGATTTAATGtaggtttttgtcatttcataaTAAATTGGCGAGCATTCGACTTTTTTTTCTCACAAATACTAACTATAATGATCAAACGAAACACTCCTTGCAGGGCAGTGTCGACTGTTTGCCATCACAATTCTGGACAAAGAAAAACATGTTTA harbors:
- the LOC128742136 gene encoding 26S proteasome non-ATPase regulatory subunit 11; this encodes MAGAMMFDRAQSLQMNRQDLSKIAADLEVDENDEEQIRQKEQKIMELGEAYKKEGKAKELADLIKVTRPFLSFLSKAKAAKLVRSLVDLFLDLEAETGIEVQLCKECIEWAKQEKRTFLRQSLEARLIALYFDTAMYTEALALGSQLLRELKKLDDKNLLVEVQLLESKTYHALSNLPKARAALTSARTTANAIYCPPKVQATLDLQSGILHAADERDFKTAFSYFYEAFEGFDSVQSQKALTALKYMLLCKIMLGQSDDVNQIVSGKLAITYSGRDIDAMKAVAQASHKRSLADFQDALKQYKHELEDDVIVKAHLGTLYDTMLEQNLCRIIEPYARVEVNFIAEQIALPIAQVEKKLSQMILDKKFSGILDQGIGVLIVFEETPVDKTYETALETIQHMGKVVDTLYQKAKKLT